A genomic stretch from Candidatus Melainabacteria bacterium includes:
- a CDS encoding class I SAM-dependent methyltransferase, translating into MGNLAQVAILRLLKSIEMTSDNSATPATTSKIDALLSSENYRNNIEFWNRAWNGVKTPYTQMPDLPYLPSIPAWLLERKVERVLDLGCGSGWLSIFLARQGFKVTGIDVAAHALELGQQWAEQENLTIQFDIGDIATMDYAPGSFDAIVANSIFEHFTYDLAEETIAKLKTVLTPRGGFIGCFDKVGTGPGEYFELADGSHIYTDKARQGMLLRYFPDKELEKLFKDWTITKFEEFGSGSRFVCAHLGK; encoded by the coding sequence ATGGGCAACCTCGCGCAGGTAGCGATTCTGCGCCTTCTTAAGAGCATCGAGATGACAAGCGACAACTCCGCGACGCCAGCAACGACGAGCAAAATCGACGCTCTCTTGTCGTCAGAAAACTACAGAAACAACATCGAATTCTGGAATAGAGCCTGGAATGGGGTGAAAACTCCATACACGCAAATGCCGGACTTGCCCTACCTGCCATCGATTCCAGCCTGGCTTCTGGAGCGAAAAGTGGAGCGCGTTCTGGACCTGGGCTGCGGAAGCGGCTGGCTCTCAATCTTTCTGGCCAGACAGGGATTCAAAGTGACCGGCATCGATGTAGCGGCGCATGCCCTGGAACTCGGTCAACAATGGGCCGAACAGGAAAATCTGACTATACAGTTCGACATCGGCGACATAGCCACAATGGACTACGCCCCGGGCTCATTCGACGCAATCGTGGCAAACTCAATTTTTGAGCACTTCACATACGATCTGGCGGAAGAAACTATAGCCAAGCTGAAGACAGTTCTCACTCCGAGGGGCGGATTCATCGGCTGCTTTGACAAAGTAGGAACCGGACCCGGGGAATATTTCGAACTGGCTGACGGCTCCCACATTTATACGGATAAAGCACGACAGGGTATGTTGTTACGCTATTTCCCGGACAAAGAACTGGAAAAGCTGTTTAAAGACTGGACCATCACAAAATTCGAAGAATTCGGCTCAGGAAGCCGCTTTGTCTGCGCCCACCTGGGTAAATAG
- a CDS encoding diguanylate cyclase, with protein sequence MAEPGRTQLQMMLVQQAGPGALPLSILAQAKFLPFIRTVEQLAVDERLAPVMVYWSTHTAARYLPSGPRFRELMKDAFCVSTFSEDREEPPDEWCFLIESRGLCLIVYGMQALESPTADKFQCSGSMDPQIVRQAFNWLLPTWQRLDPAESNRLEDARVNLGPCGSAPPYMQRIRSAWPIVKASPIQQSLILQPTDLNASKDEAFQHDISTLFSESGKIQPIAIEPGGNPGLAGAKYRPYKDSSRSPSAPPMPIQQALSSMPQFDPAVAASTIPAQEFEIDEVEDDEELNRRMQKIVEEDHDGADDQQNATQAAVFPPAAQSIISDIIGQLRHSNDLSSILQFAIETLTTVVGAERGLIWQVVGDQLAVTNEFAMSGHTCFAGNQLGSQESTAIVLEFLSRFPDESGAGVISIPDTSQDTNLHKMSPTLSSLIELGDVRARLMVQLRSRGIFSGFLELQQCGKIRDWSHQDAVILQCVAEMLSVVVQQSFDQSKIEMDAKEMKLINEIASLFRESRGQTSQESLVKSVTLVAEHMGFTHSQIYLYSHEEKELIPQIQDGNNAAVPLTMKDDPFVAVFDSGRGKIVNAEFTRKGDPFFGHDMALVLPLVSEGERLGVVGLWQRLPNKPQFRPQDRELGLTIAGHLSNVIRADQAIQQIRADQSRADLINKVSSEIRQSLKEVDQIMGTLVGSLQEYFDLGSCVVSLYDNQTDRFFQSKTAGPLTPPKPEKDKADRNGDARGPDSRGADAKDEPTFGEQLFRCMKEELAEGRTIFLTAHELKNNLAYNDIVAPDSFKSATLVPLVHAGNFKAALAMVSCHRQRPFAEKDMKMVADLADRTAVVVSHAELFAQVEQQAVTDPMTGLFNRRYFQEQLAKEIDRFQRFGHAFSFIIVDLDYLKKINDTLGHHFGDVAIKHIANVTKRSVRDVDTVGRFGGEEFVVLLPETDLQHARMVAERICAAIREKPIEDIGTITASVGLATFPYDAQDREKLFELADQALFLAKHRGRNQVCSVAEDLMPSIKDGNAPVLQVDRMPPAPTAEGGLIDLEMVAEKGILGVFAQIMRAVETKDAYSEERSPRAYGYASRIAQALHLSKEEAEVVSLAAVMSNLGKIAVPEDVLQKKGPLTPEEMEMIKRSPVVGAKLLEPAKLLHRVGQIIEAYHEHWDGSGYPKGMRENEIPPGSRIIALVDAYTAMTSDRPYRPSMSKEEALKVIQEGAGKEWDPRLVKIFVSIIQKEGGKSKSQ encoded by the coding sequence ATGGCGGAGCCAGGCCGAACACAACTGCAGATGATGCTGGTTCAGCAAGCCGGTCCCGGCGCGCTGCCATTAAGCATTCTGGCGCAGGCAAAATTCTTACCGTTCATCAGAACTGTCGAGCAATTGGCGGTGGATGAGCGTCTTGCGCCTGTAATGGTCTACTGGTCGACGCATACAGCGGCGCGTTACCTTCCAAGTGGACCTCGTTTTCGAGAACTGATGAAGGATGCTTTCTGCGTCTCGACCTTCTCCGAAGACCGTGAGGAGCCACCAGACGAATGGTGTTTCCTGATTGAGAGCCGCGGTTTGTGCTTGATCGTCTATGGAATGCAAGCACTCGAGTCGCCAACGGCTGATAAATTTCAATGTTCTGGTTCAATGGACCCTCAAATTGTCCGGCAGGCTTTTAACTGGCTTCTGCCTACCTGGCAGCGGTTAGACCCGGCCGAGAGCAACCGTCTTGAAGATGCCCGGGTCAACCTTGGACCTTGCGGAAGTGCCCCGCCCTACATGCAAAGAATTCGCTCCGCCTGGCCTATCGTCAAAGCCTCGCCCATCCAGCAAAGCCTGATTTTGCAGCCGACTGACCTGAACGCCAGTAAAGACGAGGCGTTCCAGCATGACATTTCGACTCTGTTCTCTGAGTCAGGCAAAATTCAGCCCATCGCCATTGAGCCCGGGGGGAACCCGGGTCTAGCCGGGGCGAAATACCGACCTTATAAAGACAGCAGTCGCTCGCCCTCAGCCCCGCCGATGCCGATCCAGCAGGCGTTGTCATCAATGCCCCAGTTCGACCCAGCCGTCGCGGCTTCGACTATTCCAGCCCAGGAATTTGAAATTGATGAAGTCGAAGACGACGAAGAACTGAATCGGCGCATGCAGAAAATCGTCGAGGAAGACCACGACGGTGCAGATGATCAGCAGAACGCCACGCAGGCAGCAGTTTTTCCACCCGCCGCGCAGTCCATCATCAGTGACATCATCGGTCAGCTGCGGCATTCCAACGATCTCTCTTCTATTTTGCAGTTTGCTATCGAGACGCTCACCACAGTGGTTGGAGCCGAGCGCGGTCTGATCTGGCAGGTTGTTGGCGATCAATTGGCTGTAACCAACGAATTCGCCATGAGCGGACACACTTGCTTTGCCGGCAACCAACTGGGTTCGCAAGAGTCGACGGCAATCGTTCTCGAGTTCCTCTCTCGTTTCCCCGACGAGTCTGGGGCTGGTGTAATCAGCATTCCTGATACATCGCAGGACACAAACTTGCACAAAATGTCTCCGACGCTGTCATCTCTGATCGAACTGGGCGACGTGCGAGCGCGTCTGATGGTTCAGTTGCGTTCTCGCGGTATCTTTTCTGGATTTCTGGAGCTTCAACAGTGCGGAAAAATTCGCGACTGGAGCCATCAAGATGCAGTCATTTTGCAGTGCGTCGCTGAAATGCTCTCAGTTGTAGTTCAGCAGTCTTTCGACCAATCGAAAATCGAGATGGACGCGAAAGAAATGAAGCTGATTAACGAAATTGCCAGCTTATTCCGTGAGTCTCGGGGGCAGACCAGTCAGGAATCGCTCGTCAAGTCTGTAACTCTGGTAGCGGAGCATATGGGCTTTACGCATTCTCAGATCTATTTATACAGTCATGAAGAGAAGGAACTGATTCCCCAGATTCAAGACGGCAACAATGCCGCTGTGCCTTTGACTATGAAGGATGATCCCTTCGTAGCGGTGTTCGACTCAGGGCGAGGCAAGATCGTAAATGCTGAATTTACGCGTAAAGGTGATCCTTTCTTCGGGCATGATATGGCTCTGGTATTACCACTGGTGTCAGAAGGGGAGCGGCTCGGTGTAGTCGGCTTATGGCAGCGACTTCCGAATAAACCTCAGTTCAGACCACAAGACCGCGAACTGGGATTAACTATCGCCGGTCACCTTTCAAACGTTATTCGTGCAGATCAAGCTATTCAGCAAATCAGAGCCGATCAGTCGAGAGCTGACCTGATCAATAAAGTATCCAGCGAAATTCGTCAGTCGCTCAAGGAAGTAGACCAGATCATGGGCACGCTGGTAGGATCGTTGCAGGAATATTTTGATCTGGGATCTTGTGTCGTTTCTCTATACGATAATCAAACCGATCGCTTCTTTCAGTCGAAAACTGCTGGTCCGCTCACGCCACCGAAGCCTGAAAAAGACAAAGCAGATCGCAACGGTGATGCTAGAGGTCCGGATTCTCGAGGCGCTGATGCCAAAGACGAGCCGACTTTTGGCGAACAGCTTTTCCGTTGTATGAAGGAAGAATTGGCGGAAGGGCGAACCATATTTCTGACTGCGCATGAGTTGAAAAACAATCTCGCATACAACGACATTGTTGCGCCAGATTCCTTCAAGTCAGCGACTTTAGTGCCGCTTGTGCATGCCGGTAATTTCAAAGCGGCACTGGCTATGGTGTCATGTCACCGTCAACGACCGTTCGCTGAGAAGGATATGAAAATGGTGGCAGACCTGGCTGACCGAACTGCAGTTGTGGTTTCCCACGCTGAGCTGTTTGCGCAGGTAGAGCAGCAAGCTGTAACCGACCCAATGACGGGCTTGTTCAATCGTCGTTATTTCCAGGAACAGCTTGCTAAAGAAATCGATCGCTTTCAAAGATTTGGTCATGCCTTTTCGTTCATTATCGTTGACCTCGATTATCTGAAAAAGATCAACGACACTCTCGGGCACCACTTCGGAGACGTTGCCATTAAACACATTGCTAATGTGACAAAGCGCAGTGTTCGAGATGTTGATACTGTCGGCAGATTCGGTGGAGAAGAGTTTGTCGTGCTTCTGCCTGAAACAGATTTACAGCACGCCCGCATGGTGGCAGAGAGAATCTGCGCAGCAATCAGAGAAAAACCAATCGAAGATATCGGTACTATTACTGCTTCGGTTGGTCTGGCAACATTCCCGTATGACGCGCAAGATCGTGAAAAACTGTTCGAATTAGCTGACCAGGCCTTGTTCCTCGCTAAGCACAGAGGAAGGAATCAAGTCTGCTCCGTGGCTGAAGATTTGATGCCGAGCATCAAAGATGGTAATGCTCCGGTTCTGCAGGTCGATCGTATGCCACCAGCCCCAACTGCAGAGGGCGGTTTGATAGACCTCGAGATGGTCGCCGAAAAGGGCATTCTGGGTGTTTTTGCTCAGATTATGCGCGCCGTTGAAACGAAGGATGCCTACAGTGAAGAACGTTCACCACGCGCTTATGGATACGCAAGCCGAATCGCACAGGCTTTGCATCTCTCGAAAGAAGAAGCCGAAGTCGTGTCGCTGGCCGCAGTCATGAGCAATCTGGGCAAAATAGCGGTTCCAGAAGATGTTCTGCAAAAGAAAGGACCACTCACTCCTGAAGAGATGGAGATGATCAAGCGCAGCCCGGTCGTAGGCGCTAAGCTTCTGGAACCTGCGAAATTGTTGCATCGTGTTGGTCAAATCATCGAGGCTTATCACGAGCACTGGGATGGCAGCGGCTATCCCAAAGGCATGCGTGAAAACGAAATTCCGCCGGGCTCGCGTATAATCGCTCTCGTTGACGCTTATACGGCGATGACCAGTGATCGCCCTTACCGACCAAGCATGTCTAAAGAAGAGGCTCTCAAGGTCATTCAGGAGGGCGCTGGTAAGGAATGGGATCCGCGTCTCGTGAAGATCTTTGTTTCTATCATTCAGAAGGAAGGCGGTAAGTCTAAATCACAGTAG